From a single Bacillus sp. NEB1478 genomic region:
- a CDS encoding amino acid ABC transporter ATP-binding protein, with amino-acid sequence MIRIENLKKSFGDLEVLKEVNLDVQESEVVVLIGASGSGKSTLLRCINFLEIKNAGKVFIEGEEVDPKTHNLNEVRQKVGMVFQHFNLFPHKTVLENVMEAPLMVKKENKAEVKKDAIELLRKVGLSDKADVYPAKLSGGQKQRVAIARALAMKPDIMLFDEPTSALDPELVGEVLSTMKELAQEGMTMVVVTHEMGFAKEVADEVVYMHDGQIWEKGNPQELFDNPKEERTQDFLRSIL; translated from the coding sequence ATGATAAGAATAGAAAACTTGAAAAAAAGCTTTGGAGATCTTGAAGTTCTGAAAGAAGTAAATTTAGATGTACAAGAGAGTGAGGTTGTTGTTTTAATCGGAGCAAGTGGATCAGGAAAGAGTACACTTCTTCGCTGCATTAACTTTCTGGAGATAAAAAATGCGGGAAAAGTCTTTATTGAAGGAGAAGAAGTTGATCCTAAAACACACAATCTGAATGAAGTTAGGCAGAAGGTAGGAATGGTGTTTCAGCATTTTAATTTGTTTCCTCACAAAACAGTGCTTGAAAACGTAATGGAAGCACCGCTTATGGTGAAAAAAGAGAACAAAGCAGAAGTTAAAAAGGACGCGATCGAGCTTTTAAGAAAAGTAGGATTGTCCGACAAAGCTGATGTATATCCAGCTAAACTTTCAGGCGGTCAAAAGCAGCGTGTTGCGATTGCTCGGGCTCTTGCTATGAAGCCTGATATAATGCTTTTTGATGAACCAACCTCAGCACTAGATCCGGAACTAGTAGGCGAAGTGCTGTCGACAATGAAAGAGTTAGCTCAAGAAGGAATGACGATGGTCGTCGTCACGCACGAAATGGGATTTGCCAAAGAAGTAGCAGATGAAGTCGTTTATATGCATGATGGGCAAATTTGGGAAAAAGGAAATCCCCAAGAACTGTTCGACAATCCGAAAGAAGAGCGCACACAAGATTTCTTGCGGTCTATTTTATAA
- a CDS encoding M14 family zinc carboxypeptidase, translated as MKKGLVIFTTIVMLAITSLGSKAEATSYVNPNQTYTYETLTNNIKTLAQKYPGLVQYRSLGKTAYGRDIWAVKLGRGDATVLYNGSHHAREWITTNILMEMIDQYSEKYSLNGTMDGYNVAQVLNNTSIWFVPMTNPDGVTLQQKGLSAFPATSQANLIKMNAGSKDFKRWKSNAQGIDLNRQYPARWKEISNNATAPSYKDYKGKAPLETTEAKVLTTLTSLVSPELTTSYHTAGRILYYHFNYGSGTYGGDKALGSTLANMTGYRLIPPDTNLSNGGGYKDWFIQTYKRPGFTFELAPYSGETNVPISVFNDEWARNKKAGLYMALEGDKRWEKRITHTTKTIKLTAKVPLYDRPDTRHKMAAASLYPGTYTINAVYGNFYRIQTILGPKWIVQ; from the coding sequence GTGAAAAAAGGACTAGTAATTTTCACAACGATAGTTATGCTCGCAATTACAAGTCTGGGGAGTAAGGCGGAAGCAACAAGTTATGTAAATCCAAATCAAACCTATACATATGAAACATTAACAAACAACATAAAAACACTCGCACAAAAATATCCGGGATTGGTTCAATACCGTTCATTGGGGAAGACTGCTTACGGACGTGATATTTGGGCAGTTAAACTAGGAAGAGGTGATGCAACTGTTTTATATAACGGTTCACATCATGCTAGAGAGTGGATCACAACAAATATCTTAATGGAAATGATTGATCAGTACAGTGAAAAATACTCTTTAAACGGTACGATGGATGGTTATAATGTTGCACAAGTATTGAATAATACGTCAATTTGGTTTGTACCCATGACGAACCCTGATGGAGTAACTCTTCAACAAAAAGGACTTTCAGCTTTTCCAGCCACTTCACAAGCAAATTTAATAAAAATGAACGCCGGCAGCAAAGATTTTAAAAGGTGGAAATCCAATGCTCAAGGTATCGATCTAAATAGACAATACCCAGCACGCTGGAAAGAAATTTCTAATAATGCAACTGCACCATCCTATAAGGATTACAAAGGAAAAGCGCCACTAGAAACGACAGAAGCAAAAGTACTAACAACACTTACTTCTCTAGTAAGTCCAGAACTTACAACTTCGTATCATACAGCAGGAAGAATTCTTTATTATCATTTTAATTATGGAAGCGGTACTTATGGAGGGGATAAGGCGTTAGGAAGTACACTTGCGAATATGACAGGTTACAGATTAATTCCGCCTGACACAAATTTATCAAACGGCGGCGGTTATAAAGACTGGTTCATTCAAACCTATAAACGTCCTGGGTTCACTTTTGAATTAGCTCCTTATTCTGGTGAAACGAATGTACCGATTTCTGTTTTTAATGATGAGTGGGCACGAAATAAAAAAGCTGGTCTATACATGGCACTAGAAGGAGATAAGCGCTGGGAGAAACGAATCACTCACACGACTAAAACGATTAAGTTAACAGCAAAAGTTCCATTATATGATCGACCGGATACAAGGCATAAAATGGCAGCGGCAAGTCTTTATCCAGGAACATATACCATTAATGCAGTTTATGGAAACTTTTATCGCATCCAAACAATACTAGGACCGAAATGGATCGTACAATAA
- a CDS encoding ectonucleotide pyrophosphatase/phosphodiesterase, with the protein MARLTDHLIVISFDCLSSLDFPMLKELPHFKNLLQRAAYCTQVNSIYPSVTYPCHTSIITGNYPNRHGIVNNTLLQPGRSSPDWYWHRKHVKGTTLYDEAKKAGMKTAALLWPVTARANIDYHMPEIFANRSWHHQIPVSLFNGSMLYQLDMNRRFGHLRSGLNQPELDDFVLESAVHTIKTKKPELMLVHLVDLDSQRHYHGFSSEEALAAIRRHDVRLGRIVEALKEGGIYDQSTIIALGDHSALDESKAVKLNVLLQKNGLIQVNEQGVVTHWKAYCKSCDGSAYIYVNDPSDLNTKEVASQLLKNLLLDESNGIEKVYSQEEAAAMGADDQCTFMIEARLGFYIKENLDGEFIDHISERDVREKRYTFASHGYSPEKENYKTIFMAAGKGIRQNTVVPSMNLVDEGPTFAKLLGLDLGDTDGRVVEELITDFAK; encoded by the coding sequence ATGGCTCGTTTAACCGATCACTTAATCGTGATTTCTTTTGATTGTTTATCTTCCTTAGATTTCCCTATGCTGAAAGAGCTTCCTCATTTTAAGAATCTTTTGCAGAGAGCAGCGTATTGCACACAAGTAAATTCAATATATCCTTCTGTTACTTACCCCTGTCATACGTCTATCATTACTGGAAATTATCCGAATCGCCATGGGATCGTGAATAATACATTATTACAGCCAGGCAGATCTTCCCCTGACTGGTATTGGCACCGTAAACATGTGAAAGGGACGACTTTATATGATGAAGCAAAAAAAGCAGGAATGAAAACTGCTGCATTGCTTTGGCCCGTTACGGCCCGTGCAAATATTGATTACCATATGCCTGAGATTTTCGCCAATCGTTCATGGCACCATCAAATCCCTGTCTCTCTTTTTAATGGCAGTATGCTCTACCAACTGGATATGAATCGTCGATTTGGTCATCTAAGAAGTGGTCTTAATCAGCCTGAGCTGGATGATTTTGTTTTAGAGTCGGCTGTACATACGATTAAAACAAAAAAGCCAGAACTTATGCTCGTTCATTTAGTAGATTTGGATTCTCAGCGCCATTACCATGGTTTTTCCTCAGAGGAAGCTTTGGCTGCTATTCGCCGGCACGATGTTCGTCTTGGCAGAATTGTTGAGGCTCTAAAAGAAGGGGGGATCTATGATCAATCGACGATTATAGCATTAGGCGATCATAGTGCTCTCGATGAATCAAAAGCTGTTAAGCTCAATGTTTTACTTCAAAAAAACGGTCTTATTCAAGTAAATGAACAAGGGGTTGTAACCCATTGGAAAGCTTACTGCAAAAGTTGTGATGGATCTGCATATATTTATGTAAATGATCCGTCAGATTTAAACACAAAGGAGGTAGCAAGCCAGCTTTTGAAGAATCTATTACTTGATGAATCCAACGGCATAGAAAAGGTTTATAGCCAAGAGGAAGCTGCTGCAATGGGAGCAGATGATCAATGTACGTTCATGATTGAAGCCAGACTTGGGTTTTATATTAAGGAGAATCTGGATGGTGAATTTATTGATCATATTTCAGAAAGGGATGTACGAGAAAAACGGTATACTTTTGCATCACACGGTTATTCTCCCGAAAAAGAAAACTATAAAACAATCTTTATGGCTGCCGGAAAGGGTATTCGTCAAAACACAGTCGTTCCGTCGATGAACTTGGTCGATGAAGGACCAACATTTGCAAAGCTGCTCGGTCTCGATTTAGGAGACACAGATGGAAGAGTAGTAGAAGAACTGATAACTGATTTTGCAAAATAA
- a CDS encoding MFS transporter: MKRFTKEENSWMYYDWANSAYSIIITTAVFPLFYKAAATDAGVSASNSTAYLGYTIAISTFILAMLSPILGTIADYKGLKKRFFTFFFSLGIVSTAVLAFIPSDQWLLLLIFYTFTAIGSSGSNVFYDAFLTDVTTEERMNRISARGYGLGYIGSTIPFIISIAIIVLAQKEILPISTTVGSKIAFLITAVWWGLFSIPLLKNVYQRYGIEREPKLVYNSFKRLGATLKEIQKYRALFLFLLAYFFYIDGVGTIITMSTAYGSDLGISSTNLLIILFATQVVAAPFAILYGRLAEKFTGKKMLYVGISVYIIVCIYAYFLKTTTDFWILAMLVATSQGGIQALSRAYFAKLVPKKNANEFFGFYNIFGKFASIMGPLLIAITAQITGNSASAVFSLVILFIIGITILVFVPEPKVDSSHTISA, from the coding sequence ATGAAACGGTTTACGAAAGAAGAAAATAGCTGGATGTATTATGATTGGGCAAATTCTGCTTATTCCATCATTATTACTACAGCCGTGTTCCCCTTGTTTTATAAAGCGGCGGCTACGGATGCCGGAGTGAGTGCATCAAACTCGACAGCTTATTTAGGTTATACCATCGCCATATCCACATTTATTTTAGCGATGCTCAGCCCGATTTTAGGGACAATTGCGGACTACAAAGGGTTAAAAAAACGGTTTTTCACATTCTTTTTTTCATTAGGGATTGTATCGACTGCCGTCCTAGCATTTATACCTAGTGATCAGTGGCTGCTATTATTAATTTTTTATACGTTTACGGCAATAGGATCCAGCGGTTCGAACGTCTTTTACGATGCTTTTCTAACGGATGTAACAACAGAAGAACGGATGAACAGAATATCAGCTCGTGGATATGGATTAGGTTATATCGGCAGTACGATACCTTTCATTATAAGTATCGCAATTATTGTTTTAGCTCAAAAGGAGATTCTTCCAATTTCCACGACAGTCGGGAGTAAGATTGCCTTTTTGATTACAGCTGTTTGGTGGGGATTGTTCAGTATTCCGCTTTTAAAGAATGTTTATCAGCGCTATGGAATCGAACGAGAACCTAAGCTTGTATACAATAGCTTTAAGAGACTTGGTGCAACGTTAAAGGAAATTCAAAAATATCGTGCTTTGTTTTTATTCTTGCTGGCCTATTTCTTCTATATTGATGGTGTCGGTACGATCATTACGATGTCTACAGCTTACGGTTCTGATTTAGGAATCAGCTCTACGAATCTACTGATTATTCTTTTCGCTACACAAGTTGTTGCAGCGCCATTTGCTATTTTATACGGCAGGCTTGCCGAAAAATTCACAGGCAAAAAAATGCTTTATGTGGGAATCAGTGTCTATATTATCGTTTGTATTTATGCTTATTTCTTAAAAACAACAACAGATTTCTGGATTTTGGCTATGCTTGTCGCTACATCCCAAGGTGGTATTCAGGCATTAAGCCGCGCTTATTTTGCAAAGCTAGTACCAAAGAAAAATGCTAACGAGTTTTTCGGTTTTTATAACATTTTTGGTAAATTCGCGTCCATTATGGGACCCTTATTAATTGCAATAACTGCTCAAATTACAGGTAACTCTGCAAGTGCTGTGTTCAGCCTGGTGATTCTATTTATCATCGGGATAACTATACTTGTATTCGTTCCTGAACCAAAAGTAGATTCATCGCACACGATAAGCGCATAA
- a CDS encoding spore coat protein, whose protein sequence is MNQTNKMQNPESTVPKTPQMNDRDYINDLLSYEKYMTDSYSTALNEASHEALYRDLLSVFNETQNMQRELYEMMFKKGWYALEAEDPQKIQQTYQQFSNYMTQMPQHGPTQ, encoded by the coding sequence ATGAATCAAACGAACAAAATGCAAAACCCGGAATCAACGGTTCCAAAAACACCGCAAATGAATGATCGTGATTATATAAATGACCTTCTTTCTTATGAAAAATACATGACTGATTCTTATTCGACAGCTTTAAATGAGGCAAGTCATGAAGCTCTTTATCGAGACCTTTTATCTGTTTTTAATGAAACTCAAAATATGCAGCGTGAATTATATGAAATGATGTTTAAAAAAGGGTGGTACGCTCTTGAAGCAGAAGATCCTCAGAAGATTCAGCAGACGTATCAGCAGTTTTCAAACTATATGACTCAAATGCCTCAGCACGGTCCAACACAATAA
- a CDS encoding DUF4383 domain-containing protein → MASKFVKVLGIVFIILGVVGFFLPMEGIFHLTTSHNIVHLASGIIALIMSSSEAKSILFAKVFGSVYLLVAILGLFMHDFAGIMFMAATNILHFIIAFATLYVGFASTSSKEATNTISR, encoded by the coding sequence ATGGCAAGTAAATTTGTAAAAGTTTTAGGAATCGTATTTATTATTTTAGGTGTTGTCGGTTTCTTTCTTCCAATGGAAGGCATTTTTCATCTCACAACTTCTCATAACATCGTCCATTTAGCTTCAGGTATTATTGCATTAATTATGAGTTCTAGTGAAGCAAAAAGTATTCTATTTGCAAAGGTTTTTGGATCAGTTTATTTACTGGTTGCCATACTAGGATTATTCATGCACGATTTTGCCGGTATTATGTTTATGGCTGCTACTAATATCTTGCATTTTATTATCGCCTTTGCAACTCTTTATGTTGGGTTCGCGTCAACCTCTTCAAAAGAAGCAACAAATACAATATCGCGATAG
- a CDS encoding YhgE/Pip domain-containing protein, with translation MTIFNLLSAEFAKLAANKAILFSVIAALLVPVVYGGILLSATWGPYDNLSNLPVAVVNNDKGAVSGDQAINVGDDLVTNLKSGKDLGWKFVNSTEAMKGLQKNDYYMAIIIPEDFSHRVTTVLDPNPKKLELEYIQNEGLNFLASKVTETATQRIREKLGDTITEQYVAKVFSSLGDVSTGFGKAADGSSQLADGTTKLHKGTSDLVSSVSSKQSDITKLANGTKELKSGTGLLLNNLNAKSGDIQKLSDGSGQLHDGTVTLHDGTLSLKDGTSQILAGLQKAQAGSQTLSDGVSQKLVPGSRKVADGTGRLKVGSAKLATGAQKLVAGLKEYKKANPTVNVGPYYQQIIDGAEEISAGLTSLSTKSVALNDGAVAVADGISTKIAPGTVALNDGLNKLVAGQTKVDAGAGKLEAGAGKLEAGAGKIADGNAKVNKGWGNLTAGVTKLDAGAGKISDGNQKVDEGWKRLSAGATKLNDGAGKINDGSEKLSSGLKTGAEKTGGLNNTNENIKMFAAPVKLKSESVNEYHHYRDSTAPYVLTLGLFAGILIMSLFIDFKRPSFISSFNWFAVKFMNLAALAIAQAILLLAVVLLILKVDVSNPFGLIIFAIVVSVVFSAIVLFLAALGGNIGRFVALGFVILQLSITGANLPIEMLPENLRNLSEYLPFTYSIAGFKAVISLNDIGAAFSNMFILLSYLVIFALLSFAVFNFKKKNVQKADREAMA, from the coding sequence ATGACCATTTTTAATTTACTTTCCGCGGAATTCGCAAAATTGGCAGCCAATAAGGCCATACTATTCTCCGTGATCGCAGCATTGCTTGTGCCTGTTGTGTATGGGGGGATCCTTTTATCTGCAACATGGGGACCGTATGATAATCTATCAAACTTACCTGTTGCGGTTGTGAACAACGATAAAGGAGCGGTATCTGGAGATCAAGCTATTAACGTAGGAGATGATTTAGTAACAAACTTGAAGTCCGGAAAGGATCTGGGATGGAAATTTGTAAACTCAACAGAAGCTATGAAAGGACTTCAAAAGAACGACTATTATATGGCCATTATTATACCTGAAGATTTTTCTCATCGTGTAACGACCGTTTTGGATCCAAATCCAAAAAAACTTGAGTTAGAATATATTCAAAATGAAGGGCTTAATTTTTTAGCATCAAAAGTAACTGAAACCGCTACTCAAAGAATTCGTGAAAAATTGGGAGATACAATTACTGAACAGTATGTTGCCAAAGTGTTCTCTAGTCTTGGAGATGTTTCGACCGGATTTGGCAAGGCTGCAGATGGTTCTTCTCAGCTTGCAGATGGAACGACGAAACTGCATAAAGGAACAAGCGACCTTGTAAGCTCTGTTTCTTCTAAGCAATCAGATATCACAAAGTTAGCTAACGGGACAAAAGAATTGAAAAGCGGTACAGGGCTGCTGTTAAATAATCTGAACGCAAAATCAGGTGATATACAAAAATTATCAGATGGATCGGGACAGCTTCATGATGGAACAGTAACTCTTCATGATGGTACGTTGAGCCTAAAGGATGGAACGTCTCAAATTTTAGCTGGTCTGCAGAAAGCGCAAGCAGGCAGTCAAACTCTTAGTGACGGTGTATCACAAAAACTAGTTCCAGGTAGCAGAAAGGTTGCAGATGGGACAGGCAGACTAAAAGTAGGTTCTGCAAAACTCGCAACCGGGGCACAAAAACTAGTAGCTGGACTAAAAGAATATAAGAAGGCCAATCCGACAGTTAATGTTGGACCCTATTATCAGCAGATTATCGATGGAGCGGAAGAAATATCCGCTGGGTTAACGAGCTTATCTACAAAGTCAGTAGCACTAAATGACGGAGCAGTTGCTGTAGCAGATGGGATCTCTACGAAAATTGCGCCAGGTACTGTTGCACTTAACGACGGGCTGAACAAACTGGTTGCTGGCCAGACAAAAGTTGATGCAGGAGCTGGTAAGCTTGAAGCAGGTGCCGGTAAGCTTGAAGCTGGGGCTGGTAAAATTGCAGATGGAAACGCAAAAGTGAACAAGGGTTGGGGGAATCTAACCGCTGGTGTAACAAAATTAGATGCTGGTGCAGGAAAAATATCTGATGGAAATCAAAAAGTAGATGAAGGATGGAAAAGACTTTCAGCAGGTGCAACTAAGCTGAATGACGGAGCCGGAAAAATTAATGATGGAAGCGAAAAGCTATCATCCGGTTTAAAAACAGGAGCAGAAAAAACGGGGGGACTTAATAATACAAACGAAAACATTAAAATGTTTGCAGCTCCAGTAAAACTAAAAAGTGAGTCTGTAAACGAATATCATCATTATCGTGATTCGACGGCTCCATACGTTCTTACTCTTGGTCTCTTTGCAGGGATCTTGATCATGTCTCTGTTCATTGATTTTAAGAGACCATCATTTATATCAAGTTTTAATTGGTTTGCCGTGAAATTTATGAACTTGGCAGCACTTGCTATTGCACAAGCTATCTTGCTTTTAGCTGTTGTTCTTCTAATTCTCAAGGTTGATGTCAGTAATCCATTTGGATTAATTATATTTGCGATCGTTGTAAGCGTTGTCTTTTCGGCGATTGTTCTTTTCCTAGCAGCACTTGGAGGAAACATCGGACGATTTGTCGCCTTAGGATTTGTAATCTTGCAGCTGTCTATTACAGGAGCGAACCTGCCAATTGAAATGCTGCCTGAAAATTTAAGAAACCTAAGCGAATACCTTCCATTTACCTATTCGATCGCTGGTTTTAAAGCTGTTATCTCACTCAATGATATAGGTGCAGCATTCTCGAACATGTTCATTCTTTTATCTTATCTTGTCATCTTTGCTTTATTATCATTTGCCGTTTTCAACTTTAAAAAGAAAAACGTACAAAAAGCAGACAGGGAAGCCATGGCTTAA
- a CDS encoding amino acid ABC transporter permease: MFDIAHILDVLAESYPLFMKGLWMTLRLTVVSILIGTGIGLIFALFKISGIKILNWIANIYIAIIRGTPLIVQIFIFYFGLAQLGIPAFWCAVYGLAMHNGAYIAEIFRGSIQSIDRGQMEAGRSLGMPYGLTMRRIILPQAFKRALPPLGNQFIIGLKDSSLASFIALTELFNVATTQGSRTFDEMTYLIIVGMYYLVLVLLFTLLVNLLEKKLSAGE, translated from the coding sequence ATGTTTGATATTGCTCATATTCTTGATGTATTAGCTGAAAGTTATCCGCTGTTTATGAAAGGTTTATGGATGACTTTAAGGCTAACAGTCGTATCTATCTTAATTGGAACAGGTATTGGTCTCATTTTTGCCTTATTCAAAATTTCCGGTATTAAAATCTTAAATTGGATCGCTAACATCTATATCGCAATCATTAGGGGAACACCTTTAATTGTTCAAATATTTATCTTTTATTTTGGTTTAGCCCAACTCGGAATTCCGGCATTCTGGTGTGCGGTTTACGGTCTTGCCATGCATAATGGTGCATATATAGCAGAAATTTTTAGAGGATCGATACAATCAATTGATAGAGGGCAGATGGAAGCAGGGCGCTCTTTAGGAATGCCTTATGGTTTAACAATGAGAAGAATTATACTACCGCAAGCTTTTAAACGAGCACTACCGCCATTAGGCAATCAATTTATTATCGGGCTGAAAGATTCTTCATTAGCCTCGTTTATCGCCCTTACTGAACTATTCAACGTTGCAACAACTCAAGGTTCCAGAACATTTGACGAAATGACCTATTTAATCATTGTAGGTATGTATTATTTAGTCTTAGTCCTTCTTTTCACACTGCTCGTAAATTTATTGGAAAAGAAACTTTCAGCTGGTGAATAG
- a CDS encoding formate/nitrite transporter family protein — protein sequence MKKNENQTMDIPDRQYFFPAQIVEYFIEEGKASLQITTLAQFILSFMAGSFIAFGALGSVLLSMNVHSSGVYNLLSGIGFAIGYAMIFLSGSILFTEINILLPSYILQSKYWISKKVLHFWGICYAGNFLGALFVGFLLNMSGSLDKEFYDGLLKFMEKKMEFTDRGVWGWFQVLFSGILANWLIGIAAVLATAARDVMGKIFGILMPVIIFEAGNFQHAVANMGYFSITVLEGFQYSWWEFILLNLIPATIGNLIGGGILVSLLLSFAFKEDIDDDIIKEEEEVFEDGQGNSKKNI from the coding sequence ATGAAAAAAAACGAAAACCAAACAATGGATATTCCAGATCGTCAGTACTTTTTCCCGGCACAGATTGTTGAATACTTCATAGAAGAAGGTAAAGCTTCTCTTCAAATTACAACCCTTGCCCAATTTATTCTTTCGTTTATGGCAGGTTCCTTTATTGCTTTTGGCGCATTAGGATCCGTCCTGTTATCAATGAATGTACATTCATCAGGTGTATACAACCTTCTCTCCGGTATAGGTTTCGCTATTGGATATGCGATGATCTTCTTATCCGGATCAATCCTTTTTACAGAGATCAATATCCTGCTTCCGAGCTACATATTACAGAGTAAATATTGGATCAGCAAAAAAGTTTTGCACTTTTGGGGCATTTGTTATGCAGGTAACTTTTTAGGAGCTTTGTTTGTAGGTTTTTTACTAAATATGTCCGGATCTCTTGATAAAGAGTTTTACGACGGTCTCTTAAAATTCATGGAAAAAAAGATGGAATTTACTGACAGGGGTGTATGGGGCTGGTTTCAAGTTTTATTCTCAGGAATCCTTGCAAACTGGCTGATTGGGATCGCAGCCGTATTGGCAACGGCCGCTAGAGATGTTATGGGTAAAATCTTCGGGATCTTAATGCCAGTTATCATCTTTGAAGCTGGTAATTTCCAGCATGCCGTAGCGAATATGGGGTACTTTAGCATAACTGTCTTAGAGGGCTTTCAATACAGCTGGTGGGAATTTATATTACTTAATCTTATCCCAGCAACAATCGGTAATTTAATTGGAGGAGGAATTCTTGTTTCTCTCTTATTATCATTTGCATTTAAAGAAGACATTGATGATGATATCATAAAGGAAGAGGAAGAAGTTTTTGAAGATGGACAAGGAAACAGCAAAAAAAATATATGA
- a CDS encoding EamA family transporter, with amino-acid sequence MPYETKMAYIHIVIGASLWGIIGYFVKELALIGFTPLQIVFLRAISALFFFFIWILMYRPQLLKIQWKDCWYFIGTGILSITFFNWCYFTTIQNASLAIAAILLYTAPAFVLLISIFVFKETLTFQKLIALFLTFLGCTFVSGLLSGQFAELSWAGLFTGLGAGFGYSLYSIFGKLAGKKYETLTISFYTFLFALIVLFPLSHISASNIELTNIKVLGYTAGLGLLPTVLAYWFYTNGLKQVEASKASIMSTVEPVVATIMGLFLYREAISIIQMLGIIFVLGAVLLIQERKKTFQLDSSLKRT; translated from the coding sequence ATGCCTTATGAAACAAAGATGGCTTATATCCATATTGTAATCGGTGCTTCTCTTTGGGGAATTATCGGTTATTTTGTAAAAGAACTTGCACTTATAGGATTCACTCCGTTACAAATCGTCTTTTTAAGAGCGATTAGTGCCTTGTTTTTTTTCTTCATTTGGATTTTAATGTACCGCCCCCAATTATTAAAAATTCAATGGAAAGATTGCTGGTACTTTATTGGTACAGGAATTTTAAGCATCACTTTTTTTAACTGGTGTTATTTTACGACGATCCAGAATGCTTCATTAGCTATTGCTGCCATTCTTTTGTACACAGCACCTGCATTTGTTTTATTGATTTCCATTTTCGTATTTAAAGAAACACTTACCTTCCAAAAACTTATTGCCTTATTCCTTACATTTTTAGGATGCACGTTCGTTTCTGGTCTGTTATCTGGTCAATTTGCTGAGTTATCTTGGGCAGGTCTGTTTACGGGATTAGGAGCTGGATTTGGCTATTCTCTATATAGTATCTTTGGAAAACTTGCAGGAAAGAAATACGAAACACTTACGATTAGCTTTTATACCTTTTTGTTTGCTCTTATTGTTTTATTTCCACTCAGTCATATTTCTGCTTCGAATATTGAACTTACGAACATAAAAGTACTGGGATATACTGCTGGATTAGGATTGCTTCCAACAGTTCTTGCTTACTGGTTTTATACAAATGGCTTAAAACAAGTCGAAGCAAGTAAAGCATCTATCATGTCGACAGTCGAACCTGTAGTGGCTACTATAATGGGGCTGTTTCTCTATAGGGAAGCTATTTCGATTATTCAAATGCTCGGAATTATTTTCGTATTAGGGGCTGTATTGCTCATTCAAGAACGAAAGAAGACATTCCAACTCGATTCTTCTTTAAAAAGAACATAA